Proteins from a single region of Oryza brachyantha chromosome 6, ObraRS2, whole genome shotgun sequence:
- the LOC102706294 gene encoding protein argonaute 1D, which yields MGSRRPRLPGFGEDSQAAEPRGGGRGGGRGRGSTYPQQYHHPQGQGGYYQYQGHAAAAAAPQPRGAMVVQKWRPAGAAAEHLGHQHPYSSSVRPQHYSGPSAIAPELRQAMDAPHEPDHISSPEAASPETSPPRSLALEVTEQLQDLSVKDQLSASQEIVQAIPVSTKSFKFPHRPGSGSIGTRCLVKANHFFAELPDKDLHQYDVSITPEITSRIRSRAVMEELVKLYKPSYLGGRLPAYDGRKSLYTAGPLPFTSKEFHISLLEEDDGSGSERRQKTYKVVIKFAAKADLHRLEQFLAGRQAEAPQEALQVLDIVLRELPTARYAPFGRSFFSPDLGRRRSLGEGLESWRGFYQSIRPTQMGLSLNIDMSATAFFEPVPVIDFVIQLLNTDIRSRPLSDAERVKIKKALRGVKVEVTHRGNMRRKYRISGLTSQSTRELTFPVDQGGTVKSVVQYFQETYGFAIQHTYLPCLQVGNLQRPNYLPMEVCKIVEGQRYSKRLNQSQIRALLEETCQRPHDRERDIIQMVNHNSYHEDPYAKEFGIKISERLASVEARILPAPRLKYNETGKEKDCLPRVGQWNMMNKKMVNGGRVKSWICVNFARNVQESVASGFCRELARMCQASGMDFALEPVLPPMFARSDQVERALKARFHDAMNILGPQHKELDLLIGLLPDNNGSLYGDLKRICEIDLGLVSQCCCTKQVFKMNKQILANLALKINVKVGGRNTVLVDAVSRRIPLVTDRPTIIFGADVTHPHPGEDSSPSIASVVASQDWPEVTKYAGLVSAQSHRQELIEDLYNITHDPHRGPICGGMVRDLLISFKRSTGQKPQRIIFYRDGVSEGQFYQVLLHELDAIRKACASLEANYQPQVTFIVVQKRHHTRLFAHNHNDQNSVDRSGNILPGTVVDSKICHPTEFDFFLCSHAGIKGTSRPAHYHVLWDENNFTADALQTLTNNLCYTYARCTRSVSIVPPAYYAHLAAFRARFYMEPDSSDSGSMASGRGGSSTSRSTRAAGGGAVRPLPALKDSVKNVMFYC from the exons ATGGGATCAAGGAGACCAAGACTGCCTGGGTTTGGTGAGGACTCGCAGGCTGCTGAGCCTCGGGGTGGTGGGAGAGGAGGTGGCCGTGGCCGGGGCAGCACATACCCTCAGCAATACCACCACCCACAAGGACAAGGTGGCTACTACCAGTACCAGGgacatgctgctgctgctgctgctcctcaaCCCCGCGGTGCAATGGTGGTGCAGAAGTGGCGTCCTGCTGGTGCTGCTGCAGAGCACTTGGGCCATCAACATCCCTACAGCAGCAGTGTGAGGCCACAGCACTACTCTGGTCCGTCTGCCATAGCTCCCGAGCTGCGCCAAGCAATGGATGCTCCACATGAGCCTGATCATATCTCCTCACCAGAAGCAGCCTCTCCGGAGACATCACCACCACGGTCTCTTGCTCTTGAGGTCACAGAGCAGCTTCAGGACTTGTCTGTCAAGGACCAATTGAGTGCGAGTCAGGAGATTGTCCAAGCAATTCCTGTGTCCACCAAATCATTTAAATTTCCTCACCGCCCTGGAAGTGGAAGTATCGGAACCAGATGTTTGGTGAAGGCAAATCACTTCTTTGCTGAACTGCCAGACAAGGATCTCCATCAGTATGAC GTTTCGATCACCCCAGAAATTACATCACGAATTCGGAGCCGTGCAGTGATGGAAGAGTTGGTGAAACTTTATAAGCCATCTTATTTGGGAGGACGTCTTCCAGCTTATGATGGTAGGAAGAGCCTTTACACGGCTGGTCCATTGCCGTTTACTTCAAAAGAATTTCACATCTCTTTGCTTGAGGAAGATGATGGTTCTGGCTCGGAGAG GCGTCAGAAAACTTATAAGGTAGTGATTAAGTTTGCTGCAAAAGCCGATCTTCACCGTCTCGAACAATTTCTAGCTGGAAGGCAGGCAGAGGCTCCTCAGGAGGCCTTGCAAGTTCTTGATATTGTGTTGCGAGAGTTGCCAACAGCAAG ATATGCACCGTTTGGTCGATCCTTCTTCTCTCCTGACCTAGGGAGGAGACGATCTCTTGGGGAGGGATTAGAAAGCTGGCGTGGGTTTTATCAGAGCATTCGCCCTACTCAAATGGGCTTGTCACTGAATATTG ATATGTCGGCAACTGCTTTCTTTGAACCGGTACCAGTCATAGATTTTGTCATACAGCTTTTAAATACTGACATCCGCTCAAGGCCCTTGTCAGATGCTGAACGTGTCAAG ATCAAGAAGGCCTTAAGAGGAGTGAAGGTAGAAGTCACTCACCGTGGCAACATGCGCCGGAAGTATCGAATATCTGGTTTAACATCTCAGTCAACTCGGGAACTAAC TTTTCCTGTTGATCAAGGGGGCACGGTGAAGTCTGTTGTACAATATTTTCAAGAGACATATGGATTTGCCATCCAGCACACATATCTTCCATGTCTGCAAGTTGGAAATCTGCAGCGTCCAAATTACCTACCAATGGAG GTCTGCAAAATAGTGGAAGGACAGAGGTACTCGAAGCGACTGAACCAGAGTCAGATAAGGGCCCTTTTAGAGGAGACATGTCAGCGCCCACATGATAGGGAGCGTGACATAATTCAG ATGGTGAATCACAACTCATACCATGAAGATCCTTATGCAAAGGAGTTTGGCATTAAGATCAGTGAGCGTCTGGCCTCGGTTGAGGCACGGATTTTACCTGCTCCTCGG CTGAAGTATAATGAGACTGGCAAAGAGAAGGATTGCTTGCCTAGAGTTGGTCAGTGGAATATGATGAACAAG AAAATGGTAAATGGTGGTAGAGTCAAGAGCTGGATATGTGTCAATTTTGCTCGAAATGTGCAAGAGAGTGTTGCTAGTGGATTTTGTCGTGAACTTGCTCGCATGTGCCAGGCTTCAGGAATG GACTTTGCTTTGGAGCCTGTTCTTCCACCTATGTTTGCACGTTCTGATCAAGTGGAACGAGCTTTGAAAGCCAGGTTCCATGATGCAATGAACATACTTGGACCACAGCACAAGGAGCTCGATTTGCTTATTGGATTGCTTCCTGATAACAATGGTTCCCTTTATG GTGATTTGAAGCGTATCTGTGAAATTGACCTTGGATTAGTTTCCCAATGCTGCTGTACAAAGCAAGTGTTTAAAATGAACAAACAGATCCTGGCAAATCTTGCTCTGAAGATAAATGTGAAG GTTGGGGGGAGGAACACTGTACTGGTTGATGCGGTGTCGAGACGGATTCCATTGGTCACTGACAGACCTACTATTATATTTGGTGCTGATGTCACCCATCCTCACCCTGGCGAAGATAGCAGCCCTTCCATTGCTTCT GTTGTGGCCTCCCAGGATTGGCCTGAGGTGACAAAGTATGCTGGTTTAGTCTCGGCCCAATCTCACAGGCAGGAGTTAATAGAGGATCTATATAACATCACGCATGATCCTCATAGAGGACCCATCTGCGGTGGAATGGTCAG GGATCTTCTTATATCCTTCAAAAGATCAACTGGTCAAAAGCCTCAACGGATAATATTCTATAG GGATGGTGTCAGTGAAGGTCAGTTTTATCAGGTTCTATTGCATGAGCTTGATGCAATCCGAAAG GCTTGTGCATCGCTCGAAGCAAATTACCAACCGCAGGTGACTTTCATTGTGGTTCAGAAGCGCCACCACACGAGATTATTTGCACACAACCACAATGATCAGAATTCAGTCGACAGGAGTGGAAACATACTGCCTG GTACCGTTGTTGATTCCAAGATTTGCCATCCTACCGAGTTTGACTTCTTCTTGTGCAGCCATGCTGGCATCAAG GGCACAAGCCGTCCTGCTCATTACCACGTCCTGTGGGATGAAAACAACTTCACAGCTGATGCGTTGCAGACTCTGACTAACAACCTCTGTTACAC TTATGCGAGGTGCACACGATCCGTATCCATTG TTCCACCAGCATATTATGCTCATCTGGCGGCCTTTCGGGCCCGTTTCTACATGGAGCCAGATAGCTCGGATAGTGGTTCAATGGCAAGTGGGCGTGGAGGGTCGTCTACATCGCGCAGCACTCGTGCAGCAGGTGGTGGTGCCGTCAGGCCCCTCCCTGCACTCAAGGACAGCGTCAAGAATGTCATGTTCTACTGTTAG
- the LOC102702020 gene encoding phytoene synthase 1, chloroplastic-like: MAITLLRAASPGLLEGHHLPNPIARRSKVASWRILCSLKYACLSVDPGEIARASPVYSSLMTVSPAVLLSSEQKVYDVVLRQAALLKRQLIIAPLTTGESELLLLPRNSGLNQAYHRCREICEEYAKTFYLGTMLMTEERRRAIWAIYVWCRRTDELVDGPNASHITPSALDRWEKRLDDLFAGRPYDMLDAALSDTISKFPIDIQPFRDMIEGMRSDLRKTRYKNFDELYMYCYYVAGTVGLMSVPVMGIAPESKATTESVYSAALALGIANQLTNILRDVGEDARRGRIYLPQDELAEAGLSDEDIFNGVVSNKWRGFMKRQIKRARMFFEEAERGVTELSQASRWPVWASLLLYRQILDEIEANDYNNFTKRAYVGKAKKLLALPVAYGRSLLTPCSLRNSHK; the protein is encoded by the exons ATGGCGATCACGCTCCTACGGGCAGCGTCCCCCGGCCTCTTGGAAGGCCACCACCTGCCCAACCCAATTGCAAGGAGATCAAAGGTGGCCAGCTGGAGGATCCTCTGCTCGCTCAAGTACGCCTGCCTTAGCGTCGATCCGGGCGAGATCGCACGGGCCTCGCCTGTCTACTCCAGCCTCATGACCGTCAGCCCTGCCGTCCTCCTCTCGTCGGAGCAGAAGGTGTACGACGTCGTGCTGAGGCAGGCAGCATTGCTCAAACGCCAGCTTATTATTGCCCCCCTCACCACAGGGGAAAGCGAGCTCCTTCTTCTGCCCAGGAACAGCGGCCTTAACCAGGCCTACCATCGCTGCAGAGAGATCTGCGAGGAGTATGCCAAGACTTTTTACCTTG GAACCATGCTCATGACAGAggagcgccgtcgcgccataTGGGCCATCTATG TATGGTGTAGGAGGACAGATGAGCTTGTAGATGGACCAAATGCGTCGCACATCACACCGTCAGCACTGGACCGGTGGGAGAAGAGGCTGGACGATCTTTTCGCAGGACGCCCCTACGACATGCTTGATGCTGCACTCTCTGATACCATCTCCAAGTTTCCTATAGATATTCAG CCTTTCAGGGACATGATTGAAGGAATGAGGTCAGACCTGAGGAAGACAAGATACAAGAACTTCGACGAGCTCTACATGTACTGCTACTATGTTGCTGGGACTGTGGGTCTAATGAGTGTTCCTGTCATGGGTATTGCTCCCGAGTCGAAGGCCACAACCGAAAGCGTGTACAGTGCTGCTTTGGCTCTGGGCATTGCCAACCAGCTCACCAATATACTCCGTGATGTTGGAGAGGA CGCAAGAAGAGGGAGAATATATTTACCACAAGATGAACTCGCAGAGGCAGGACTCTCTGACGAGGACATCTTCAATGGTGTTGTGAGCAACAAGTGGAGAGGCTTCATGAAGAGACAGATCAAGAGGGCTAGGATGTTTTTCGAGGAGGCAGAGAGAGGGGTGACTGAGCTCAGCCAGGCAAGCCGGTGGCCG GTGTGGGCATCTCTGTTGTTATACCGGCAAATCCTTGACGAGATTGAAGCAAACGATTACAACAATTTCACGAAGAGGGCCTACGTTGGGAAAGCGAAGAAATTGCTAGCACTTCCTGTGGCATATGGTAGATCACTGCTGACGCCTTGCTCACTGAGAAATAGCCACAAGTAG
- the LOC102702299 gene encoding gibberellin-regulated protein 3-like, whose product MASSKTKPPAAVASILLLLLSLLLLLVDAAAHPRLLEEEVQASRRERSLLPAPKIDCGGACLGRCANNWKNEMCIKMCNVCCNRCNCVPPGTGQDTRHLCPCYDTMLNPRTNKLKCP is encoded by the exons ATGGCGTCGTCCAAGACAAAGCCTCCTGCTGCAGTGGcgtccatcctcctcctcctcctctcgctcCTGCTGCTCCTCGTCGATGCCGCTGCCCACCCAAGGCTGCTG GAGGAGGAAGTGCAGGCGAGTAGGAGGGAGAGATCCCTCTTGCCGGCTCCAAAGATag ACTGCGGGGGGGCGTGCTTGGGGAGATGCGCCAACAACTGGAAGAATGAGATGTGCATCAAGATGTGCAACGTCTgctgcaacagatgcaactgCGTGCCGCCCGGAACAGGGCAGGACACTCGCCACCTCTGCCCCTGCTACGACACCATGCTCAATCCACGCACCAACAAGCTCAAGTGCCCCTGA